From Solanum stenotomum isolate F172 chromosome 2, ASM1918654v1, whole genome shotgun sequence:
CTTTGAGGTGCAAATTGTATCAAGTACAATGACAATTCACCTTCTAGGTTTCTTGTGGTTTTCTATTGTTATGCTTTCAGACCATGTGCTTAATATtaaattgttcttttttcaagaaagaaagaataagtAGCAGAGTCCCTCGGGGATTTCTCGGTTGTAAGAAAAAGTAGCAGCATGTTAGTTTATTAGTTGAAGCGAGGGTataaaaaattagttgaaataATTCTAActggaattttatttttatttgctatATTCTAGAAGTATACAGAGAAATGCAGCAGTTCAAATTTGATTTGTTAGACAACTCCTCTGGTACATGAGCTTGTTGAGTTGCTATGACCTGGATATGTGTATATCATAATCCTTCTTAATACACAAATTATTTGCTGATTACAGAACGTAATTTTCATACATAGCATACTTGATACGTGTAATGGAATCCATATAACATAGAGCATTCTAATCTTGggcatatatttattttcttttttgttggtGGAATTCTGTGTGCCCCTCAAAGGTTGGCTTGTGAATATATTTACTTTTGTCATCGTATTTTGGCAAGTCTAAGCACTTCTTCTGTTCCAAATCCTCTATGTTCAACCGAATGAATTTCATGTATAGCTCAAAGAAACAACTGGTCAAGGCTTCAAGATGCTTAAGACAAcagaaatatatttaattttctacAGTATCTTACAACTGTTACTGCCATTGCTGATAGGGAACAAGGACAATACAAGGACCCTGCCAATCATACTGGTTGGAAACGACCACTTATAGAGGAGGTTGTTGCAACACTGATTCTCGTAATTATtggctatgttgctcggactctccaaaattgtTACCACACTGTCAGATTCTTCAAAATACACTACTTTCTGAGTATCCAGCACGCAACCGTcgacatttttgaagattccgagcaacatagattaTTGGAAATAATTAAGTATCTTATTAGTGTAAGCTTGAAATTCTGGTGCTATTCCTTGGGTATTGAATTCCTCTTTTCTTTGGCAGGTTCTGTCAAAATTAACAATTAACTTTGTTAAGGTGCATTCTAGGCACTGTGTCGATGAAGCTGAATTAGCTGAACATGTAGCTGGGCTGACTTGCAGCTTAGCTTCTTGTCAGTTTAGGTATGTCATAGTTATATTTCAGTGAATTCGTATTTTTGGACAATTGCCATATATGCGACCATCTATATAATAACAATGTGTCGGGCTTGtagtaattttgaaataaaaaaaattgggctaGTTTATTGATTAATACCAACtgaattatgaatttgtggAGTTTTGTATACTACTACGTTTTGTCTACTAAACTTCTTAATTACGAAAGATTGGATCTCTTGTTTATTACTCCCTTCATTCACTTTTAGCTGtccattatactaaaaataaattttcatttttacttgtcactgtTAGCATATAGCATATCAagacaaatacatattttttaccATGTCTTAAccttaacattaattacttCTTAGCTAAATCATTTCCCTAACCCTCAGGGAttggcctgctggcaattgacttgagccttggggtttgctccctttcaaggtctcaagttcgaaacccactaggtgcaaacaatttctgagggccatcggactgggtaaaacctgaattaaccgtggtgcacttgcgggaaactccttgccgagggcttgtgcacccccgggattagtcggggctcaaagagactcggacacccggtgcaaatcaaaaaaaaaaaaaaaaaaatcatttcccTAAACCTTAAGAGCTCATTTGgtttgacttaaaaaaaatagcttttaagtcaaaaataaaaagtcaaaatgaAATGactttaagtcaaaaaataaaaagtagggggagacctacttttggtttttgacttattttaagtcattttaaactcgCTTTAAGTCATTTTGACATTGccaaacacttcctaacttattttaagctAAGTTGTGCAGTCTTCATTTACAttgccgcacccgtgtcggattcttcaaaaatacactacttttggagaatctgacATGCACCCGtagacatttttgaagagtccgagcagcatagattttaagtcatttttgacttattttaagttattttttatatttgtcaaacacttttagaagtcaaaaactgacttaaaagtaggtttaaccaacttttaagccaatccaaacaccttCTAAgactaaacatcaattaatatgggTATTGTGGAATGGTAGTCGATACTTCTGTTAATCGTTGTTTCGTAAGGGGTGTACAACGTCcaaattggacaagtaaaagtgaacggagtgAGTATGCTGCTTTCAGGAGGAAAACAGTTGATCAcattttttcctttccttttcggATGAGTGGGCAGGTGGTATGATGATTTCATTCAACAATGCCAAGCTTGTACTCCCTcctttcacttttacttgtcccaTTTGAACTTGACACACccattaagaaaacaatgattgacattGTTATTTTACCACACTACccctattaattgatgtttagtaTAAGATCTTGGAAAATGATTTGgggaataagtaattaatgttaagggcaaaacatgaaaaaataataattgtcttctcttattattttaaaagtgacaaacaaaagtgaaaatctatttttgggaatagtggacaagtaaaagtgaggAGAGGAAGTAGTTCATTGAAAACAAGAATTGGTTTCTGCTTATTTACTTTTGAAAAGTTAATgtttaaaaggtaaaatatatatattattattaacaatACCACGTGGACAAAAAATATACACATGGCAGCGAGCGCATCACACCTCCTCCCTGGGTTGAGGTTGTCCACAGGGGTGAAGACTACCAAATAGCCAAGTATACAGGGTTAATTAGGACAAATAAATAGTTTAAGTGTGCACCGAATAAGTGGTGCCAAGTTCAGGGGGTCCCGAGGTATTATGCTAACAAGTTTTTGATTGAGTTGTAGTTGTATACAGTTCAATTAAATATCCAGTGACGTTCAGTATTAAACTAATGCAGTGCCAAATGGTAATAGACCGTTTCACATTCATAAGACATGTAAGTGAGCAAATGAAAAACTCAGAAATAATGGCACCATAATTACTTTGGTGGCTGGACGCCTGAGGAAAAATAAACCTGACATAAAATTATGGATTACTTATTTTAACATTTAGTTTGCAACATGATACTCATTTTAACATTTAGTTTGCAAAAATGGAACTCCACATTACATATGTTCCTGGATAACTAATAAAACATTTGGTTTTCCTGTTTACAACTGTGCAATAGCTATTGCAACAGTTGGTTCAGCGATAAACTCTGTATTATTAGTGGTGGTATAATTTATGCGGGCATCAATATGTTATTTTCTGTGGGGTAAAATGTGAAATAGATATACTTATATTAGTAACACCTGGATAAGGAATGCAATATTATGTCTTATCAAAACAAAATGCTTTTGAAGATTATAATGAAAGAGTATCAAGTCCTGGTTCATTTCCTAGGTACTGATCCTCCACTGCTAGTGGAATGTGGCCAGAGAGAGTACTATACTTGGTTGAATGGAAAAAGTCGTTTATGTCCTTTCTGCTCTTGGTTCAAATGAGATGTGATGCTTGAGACATTTCAATATGCAGATGCCTCAGGACTTCCGTTATCTGGACCAACTGCCTAGATTAAATAGAGATGATAAAGAAGTTAACGTTTTCTTACTGTTTATGGTTTCATATGTCATTGCTAAGATGTTCTTGGTTTTCCACAGAAACAAGTTAACAAGACTATCGGTTAATGCAAATGGTTCTCTTATTCCCAAGGGTTGCGTTGACAAGAACCAGATAAAAAAGAGCCCATGGTAAGTGCTTGTGCTGTTATCCATTTTAGAAGTTTAAATTTTCTCAATATCCATAAACATGTGTAATGGACAAAAGCTGTATTAGTTTTCTGGTGAACTCTCGAGGCTGTGAATCACCCACTATCTTGGCCTCAATTGTTCTCTTAATAAGAACCTTTTTTTGGTTGAATAATAATGAATCTTCcttatttttttacctttttggTTTCATTAAAACCTATACTGCCTTGAGAAACCCTCTTAAGTGAATTGTCGTCGTGTTGCTAAGCTCTTTCATTAATCTTTTAGAGCTTATTGAACCAAGCAAGAACATAGTTATATGTGCAGAACATTTTCCAAGTTAGTCCAGTAAAAATCTGCTAGTTTTTTTGTTGTATCTCTATCTTTACTTAAGTCTcatttttctgtttttctatATACTTATTTTATCACCACTCCTGATCGACTTAGATAGATATCCATCCTTTACTGCTGAATTGTACCGTCTTCTCCTGCTCCATTTGACTCCAACGTGGATGTTTGAGTTATGATCCCAATTTAGCTAGTTCTGTCTTGGCTAGTTTCTACCTTACTATGAGGATTCTACTTGATCTTAGTTTCAAAATGGTTAATTGTGTGTTTAATAGTAAAAGTAAGCTACTTTATCACTTAACTTTAAAAGCTTACCCACTTTTACAAGCTTTTACCCATTTTCCCACCTTCGATGCCTAGGGTAGTGGTGGCTATTGCGTTATTGTTGGATTTGTTGTCTCTTGCAGGTTGAAAGCATTGGTGGCTATTCCAAAGGTTCAGCCACGATTTGCCATTGCCATATGGAATAAATATCCCACAATGAAATCTCTTTTGCGTGTTTACATGGATCCAAGTAAATCGGTAAGCAATAAAATTTCCTCCATCTCCTTGGAAAAGGTTTCTTATTTACTGATATCATGCTGTGACTTCTGGttcattattttacttttacGGCCTTGTATGTATGGGTAGATATTATCAAGAACGATACTTCCTTCCAGTGTCACTGCAAATACTTGCTACAATCTGCAAGTCCAACTTCTAGCCAACTAGGATTCTGGCTATCAACAGTGGCTAAGGGAGAGAAAAGGTAGTGATGCAGTGGTCTTGTTACACTATTCCTCTCCCTTTCACCAGTGTATTCAACTTAAGATGTTGGATAATATGAAGACATTTCTAAGGAAGGTTAATATTTCTTCAGAAACTTACATTAGATTAGCATTATATTCAGTTCATCTGAGAGCACTGAGGAGTGTATGCTTAAGAAATGCCATTTACTAGAGGGCAAACTACTTTGTGGAGCTATATTTTCTGGTAAATGTCATTCATTCTTGTTAATGAGGATACTGTCATGGAAGGTGCCATTCATATGATTCAGTTCAAACAAGAGCTAGATTAtactaaaaattgaaatgttaCGGTAACATCTCAGTTCATACAATTCAATTCCACTTGCTTCGTTGTACTTATCTAGTCTAAGCAATAACAATGAATGGAAGGTCGGATGTTGATACATTTCATGTTGTAATTATGTTGATCCTTTGGGGGGATAAAACGAGTTCCTAACATATTTtcactcttgaaaaactttcaGGTGCATGAGAAAGAATTTCTGCTGAAAGATTTGAAAGTGGAAGGGATGGTGTCAGATGATAGAAGATTGGGAGAGATTTGTTCAAAGAGAGTCTACAGAATATTGATGGCTCAATCTGGAAGCAGCAAGACAGATGACATAGAGTGTGGAGCTGATTTCTTCAGTCAACATTCTGCTGAATGATCTATAATCTTTTGTGACATTGGTGGTGTTTGCCTAATTTGTGCACACATCGACTAATTCAACGGACATCTTGTCTGACCCACTGGCACATGTATCCAAGGTAATCCCGTATACCAAGACTGGAGCAGATcgactcacaccattttttgttgttgggttTGGATTTGGAATCTCCATGTTGTTAGTCCTAATGCCTCAACCATTTGGTGATCGGCTTGAGCTCAATGATCTATAATATTACTTACTTAGCATTGTAACAGGCTTATCAGCTCTAAGTGATCCAAAACTATGGGTGTTATGTAATTGCTTCATATCAAGTAGGTTATTTGCATCAAGATTAAGATGCACATGTTGTTAGAGAATGCTGGATTTAATTTGTTTCTTAAAATTGAATTTCTGCATGCTCTTAGCCATTGACAAATagggaaaagaagaaatataaagaaaataaatttaggaCTCTATTTAGGGTATCCATTTCGTTAGATTTTTTCCCCAATTGTTatcatatttgaattttactttttccttGAAAGAAAAATCAGAACGTATCaccataattatttttgttttttgaaaatattaatctTTTCAATAATTGATTATTCCTTTCTGGAAAAGTTTGGAGCTTTCTTCTCGTAccacaatacaataacaaccaTAATACATTCGTTTAAGTCTTgtgaaaatttatttcttaatagaTTTTGTACTTTCAAAATATACTTTTCAATATGTGAGTTAGTGGATCAAATCATCATTATCAAATAGTAATATGTTAGTGTATTTTTTGGTATTGAATTTATCATCGCtatattattgtaattattaaCTTTCGCAAGACACTCTAATTATTTTGATCccaacatattttatttttaatgagatAATTTATAGTGGCACTTATACTGTTACactacaaatttaaaaaataattctactctcttaaagagaaaattgaaaagtaaTGAATACACCCTAAATTTggtgtaaattattaatttcatcccAAACTATTAACAAACTTAAAAGCAACTTTTATTTGATcaactgaacttaaatacactctTCGTCTTGCTACGGAAGTAAAATACACTTCTAAATTCCCATCAAGTTTAGgattgttttcaacacttctcttgatttttataaagaGTCCCATGCTCCTATAAGAATTTGAGACTACTTGCTATGTTATGTGGCCGATTGGGGATGTATCATAAGAGTGCAGGggataaaactaataatttgcgtAGCTGTGATTTAGTACTTGTCTCCTCTCTTATACTTCATGCAACTTAAACAGCATCGCATAGATTTGCACCAGTGACTAGCTGCTATCGAAGCTCCTTGCTGGTCAAAACGAACCCAATTGGGCAATGGTTTTCGAATCAAGAATTTGCCGCCTTTATAGAAGTCCTCTTCATCACCTACAATTCACACTTCCTTCTCCgattttcaagtttcaaaataGCCGCTTTTCGACCTCTATATCCAACTATATTTCCTACACAAACCTCCTTTCACACCTTTCCAAAACTAAGTCTTTAACCCCAGGTTTTCAAATCCATGCCCATTTAACCAAACTTGGATTATCTAATCATAGTAAATATAGGAACCATTTAGTTAATTTGTATTCAAAATGTGGTATTTTTCAATATGCACAGAAACTGATTGATGAAAGTCCTGAACCAGATTTGGTTTCTTGGTCATCTTTGATTTCTGGGTATTCCCAGAATGGTTTTGGTAAAGATGCTATATGGGGCTTTTTAAAAATGCATTCTTTGGGTCTTAGATGTAATGAGTTTACTTTTCCTAGTGTGCTTAAGGCATGTTCTATTGAGAAGGAGCTTTTTCTTGGTAAGCAGCTTCATGGGGTTGTTGTGGTTACAGGATTCGATTCTGATGTTTTCGTTGCGAATACTTTGGTTGTTATGTACGCGAAATGTGGCGAGTTTGTGGATTCTAGGATGTTGTTTGAGGAAATCCCGGAAAGAAATGTTGTTTCTTGGAATGCGTTGTTTTCTTGTTACAcgcaaaatgatttttttagtgAGGCGATGTGTATGTTTCGTGACATGATTGGTAGTGGAGTCAGGCCGGATGAATATAGTTTATCTAATATATTGAATGCTTGTACTGGGTTAGTAGATATTGTTGAAGGAAAGAAAATACATGGGTATTTGGTGAAGCTTGGCTATGGTTCAGATCCGTTCTCATCTAATGCACTCGTCGACATGTATGCAAAAGGGGGAGATCTTAAGGATGCCATTACAGCTTTTGAGGGAATTGTGGTACCTGACATTGTTTCATGGAATGCTATTATTGCTGGTTGTGTTCTTCATGAATGCCAATGGCAAGCTATAGATATGTTGAATCAGATGAGAAGGTCAGGAATTTGGCCAAACATGTTCACATTATCGAGTGCTCTCAAGGCTTGTGCTGCACTAGAGCTCCCTGAGTTGGGTAAAGGGTTGCACTCTCTTTTGATAAAGAAAGATGTAATTTTGGATCCATTTGTGAGTGTTGGTCTTATTGATATGTATTGCAAGTGTAATTTAACCAAGGATGCGAGGTTGATCTATGATCTGATGCCCGGGAAGGACTTAATTGCATTGAATGCTATGATCTCTGGTTATTCGCAGAATGACGCAGACGATGCATGCCTAGACCTTTTTACTCAGACATTCACCCAAGGAATTGGATTTGATCAGACAACCTTACTTGCCATTCTCAACTCTGCTGCGGGCTTGCAGGCTGCCAGCATCTGCAAACAAGTGCATGCACTCTCTGTGAAGTCGGGATTTCTGTGTGACACCTTTGTTATAAACAGTCTTGTTGATTCTTATGGAAAATGTACCCAGTTGGATGATGCAGCTAGAATTTTTTACGAGTGCCCTACTCTGGATTTGCCATCTTTTACCTCTCTCATAACAGCTTATGCTCTACTTGGTCAAGGTGAAGAAGCTATGAAACTGTATCTGAAGTTACAAGATATGGATCTCAAGCCAGACTCATTTGTTTGCAGTTCTCTCCTAAATGCATGTGCAAATTTATCAGCGTACGAACAAGGGAAACAAATACATGCTCATGTGTTGAAGTTTGGGTTCATGTCAGATGTGTTTGCTGGTAACTCTCTAGTTAACATGTATGCCAAGTGTGGAAGTATAGAAGATGCTAGCTGTGCTTTCCATGAGGTTCCTAAGAAAGGTATCGTTTCATGGTCGGCAATGATTGGAGGACTTGCCCAACATGGACATGCGAAACAGGCACTTCATTTATTTGGTGAGATGTTAAAAGATGATGTATCTCCAAATCACATAACATTAGTTAGTGTCCTTTATGCCTGTAATCATGCTGGCTTAGTTGCAGAAGCCAAGAAGTATTTTGAAACAATG
This genomic window contains:
- the LOC125856978 gene encoding putative pentatricopeptide repeat-containing protein At5g52630 encodes the protein MVFESRICRLYRSPLHHLQFTLPSPIFKFQNSRFSTSISNYISYTNLLSHLSKTKSLTPGFQIHAHLTKLGLSNHSKYRNHLVNLYSKCGIFQYAQKLIDESPEPDLVSWSSLISGYSQNGFGKDAIWGFLKMHSLGLRCNEFTFPSVLKACSIEKELFLGKQLHGVVVVTGFDSDVFVANTLVVMYAKCGEFVDSRMLFEEIPERNVVSWNALFSCYTQNDFFSEAMCMFRDMIGSGVRPDEYSLSNILNACTGLVDIVEGKKIHGYLVKLGYGSDPFSSNALVDMYAKGGDLKDAITAFEGIVVPDIVSWNAIIAGCVLHECQWQAIDMLNQMRRSGIWPNMFTLSSALKACAALELPELGKGLHSLLIKKDVILDPFVSVGLIDMYCKCNLTKDARLIYDLMPGKDLIALNAMISGYSQNDADDACLDLFTQTFTQGIGFDQTTLLAILNSAAGLQAASICKQVHALSVKSGFLCDTFVINSLVDSYGKCTQLDDAARIFYECPTLDLPSFTSLITAYALLGQGEEAMKLYLKLQDMDLKPDSFVCSSLLNACANLSAYEQGKQIHAHVLKFGFMSDVFAGNSLVNMYAKCGSIEDASCAFHEVPKKGIVSWSAMIGGLAQHGHAKQALHLFGEMLKDDVSPNHITLVSVLYACNHAGLVAEAKKYFETMKDSFRIEPTQEHYACMIDVLGRAGKLDDAIELVNKMPFEANASVWGALLGAARIHKNVEVGKHAAEMLFSLEPEKSGTHVLLANIYASVGLWGDVAKVRRFMKNSRVKKEPGMSWIEVKDSIYTFIVGDRSHPRSDDIYAKLEELGQLMAKAGYVPMVDIDLHDVERRQKEILLSYHSEKLAVAFGLIATPPGAPIRVKKNLRICLDCHTAFKFICKIVSREIIIRDINRFHHFKDGSCSCGDYW